A DNA window from Eptesicus fuscus isolate TK198812 chromosome 8, DD_ASM_mEF_20220401, whole genome shotgun sequence contains the following coding sequences:
- the LOC129150030 gene encoding prothymosin alpha-like, producing MSATALDTSSEIATKDLKEKKAVVEEAENGKDAPVNGNANEENGEQEADNEVDEEEEVGGEEEEEEEEGDREEEDGDEDDEAEAAKGKRAAEDDEDDNVDTKKQKTDEDDQTAKKGKAKLKGLCDLFTLHFPSQNLNVVTFE from the coding sequence ATGTCAGCCACGGCGTTGGACACAAGCTCTGAGATCGCTACCAAAGACTTGAAGGAGAAGAAGGCAgttgtggaggaggcagagaatggaAAAGATGCACCTGTGAATGGGAATGCTAATGAGGAAaatggggagcaggaggctgacAATGAGgtagatgaagaagaggaagtaggaggagaggaggaggaggaagaagaggaaggtgaTCGTGAGGAAGAGGATGGAGATGAAGATGATGAGGCTGAGGCAGCTAAAGGCAAACGGGCAGCTGAAGATGATGAGGATGACAATGTTGACACCAAGAAGCAGAAGACTGATGAGGATGACCAGacagcaaaaaaaggaaaagctaaaCTTAAAGGCCTCTGTGACCTATTCACCCTCCACTTCCCATCTCAGAATCTAAATGTGGTCACCTTTGAGTAG